One region of Oryza sativa Japonica Group chromosome 10, ASM3414082v1 genomic DNA includes:
- the LOC4348035 gene encoding disease resistance protein RGA2 produces MAEYLVGPLLSKVLEKASSFLVDMYKVMDGMEDQRETLERLLPAILDVIQDAEEKKNHRSGLVCAWLKSLKKVSYEAIDVFDEFKYESLWREAKKKGHRNHTMLGMDSVSLFPSRNPIVFRYRMGKKLRKIVEKIKELVSEMNSFGLVHQQETPKQWRKTDSIMVDFDKDIVIRSRDEEKKKIIRILLDKANNTDLTVLPIVGMGGLGKTTFAQLIYNDPEIEKHFPLRRWCCVSDVFDVVTIANNICMSTERDREKALQDLQKEVGGKKYLIVLDDVWERDYDKWGKLKTCLKKGGMGSAVLTTTRDAEVARIMVTGEVEVHNLENLGEIYMKEIILRRALTLPNNDEHFGILCKIVHRCHGSPLGAKAFGSMLSTRTTMQEWNDVLTKSNICNEGEDKIFPILRLSYDDLPSHMKQCFAFCAIFPKDYEIDVETLIQLWLAHDFIPLQEEDHLETVAQNIFKELVWRSFFQDVNKISQREENVYRSQLRDRTTCKIHDLMHDISQSVMGKECLSIIGSSNLKNLMREHPLYHVLIPYTSIALPDDFMGNEAPALRTLLFRGYYGNVSTSHLFKYNSLQLRALELPRREELPIRPRHLQHLRYLNLSDNSNIHELPADISTMYNLQTLNLSDCYNLVRLPKDMKYMTSLRHLYTNGCSKLKCMPPDLGQLTSLQTLTYFIVGASASCSTLREVHSLNLSGELELRGLENVSQEQAKAANLGRKEKLTHLSLEWSGEYHAEEPDYPEKVLDALKPHHGLHMLKVVSYKGTNFPTWMTDLSVLENLTELHLEGCTMCEEFPQFIHFKFLQVLYLIKLDKLQSLCCEEARDGKVQIFPALKEVKLIDLERFESWVETEGKQENKPTFPLLEEVEISNCPKLSSLPEAPKLKVLKLNENKAELSLPLLKSRYMSQLSKLKLDVLDKEAILQLDQIHESSLSNMELRHCNFFFSTIPSEPIIGIWKWFRQLVYLEIKSSDVLIYWPEEEFLCLVSLKMLAIFGCVNLIGRTTLVKGEPTRCATDQFLPCLTSLSICCCDNLRELFVLPPSVTHIHVSGCRNFEFIWGKGDIESENVHVEHHDTFTSSEHCNDLEYRSVPEQSSSAVNHPLPCLEMIHISFNDKMVELQNLPPSLTSLEFHSCPKLQSLSGQLHALKFLDIRCCNKLESLNCLGDLPSLERLCLVSCKRLASLACGPESYSSLSTIAIRYCPAMNMKPLYERLRPRLDILKERDLSHAHAKCPYGGVIHFSLGTEHKRPTLWDPKSWKYAIPGCR; encoded by the coding sequence ATGGCTGAATATTTGGTTGGGCCACTGCTCTCCAAGGTGCTGGAGAAGGCTTCCAGCTTTCTTGTAGACATGTACAAGGTGATGGATGGCATGGAGGACCAGCGTGAGACTCTGGAGCGCTTGCTTCCAGCCATCCTCGATGTCATCCAAGatgcggaggagaagaaaaatcaTCGATCCGGTCTAGTTTGCGCTTGGCTCAAATCACTCAAGAAGGTGTCCTACGAGGCAATTGACGTCTTCGACGAGTTCAAGTACGAGTCGCTCTGGCGTGAGGCCAAGAAGAAAGGGCACCGCAACCACACTATGCTTGGCATGGACTCTGTAAGCCTCTTCCCTTCTCGTAATCCTATTGTCTTCCGATATAGGATGGGCAAGAAACTGCGAAAGATCGTGGAGAAAATCAAGGAACTTGTCTCGGAGATGAACTCCTTCGGACTCGTACACCAGCAGGAAACACCCAAGCAGTGGAGGAAAACTGATTCCATCATGGTTGATTTTGACAAGGATATTGTTATCAGATCTAGAgatgaggagaagaagaagattatCAGGATATTGCTTGATAAAGCTAATAACACGGACCTCACTGTCCTTCCTATTGTTGGAATGGGTGGGCTGGGCAAGACTACCTTTGCGCAACTCATTTACAATGACCCTGAAATTGAGAAGCATTTCCCGCTCCGCAGGTGGTGTTGTGTGTCGGATGTGTTTGATGTTGTCACTATTGCAAACAACATATGTATGAGCACAGAGAGAGATCGTGAAAAGGCTTTGCAGGACCTGCAGAAAGAAGTAGGTGGAAAGAAGTATCTCATTGTGTTGGATGACGTATGGGAACGGGATTATGATAAGTGGGGAAAGCTAAAGACCTGCCTTAAGAAGGGTGGTATGGGTAGTGCAGTACTAACAACAACTCGAGATGCAGAAGTTGCTAGAATTATGGTCACGGGTGAAGTTGAAGTGCATAATCTTGAAAATCTAGGAGAAATTTACATGAAGGAAATAATCCTGAGGAGAGCATTAACTCTGCCAAACAATGATGAACATTTTGGAATTCTTTGTAAGATTGTGCACAGATGTCATGGCTCGCCTTTAGGTGCAAAAGCCTTTGGTTCTATGTTAAGTACCAGGACTACTATGCAAGAATGGAATGATGTATTAACTAAAAGCAACATTTGCAATGAAGGGGAGGATAAAATTTTTCCTATACTTCGGCTGAGCTATGATGATCTGCCATCACACATGAAGCAGTGCTTTGCTTTCTGTGCTATATTCCCAAAAGATTATGAGATTGATGTGGAGACATTGATCCAATTATGGTTGGCACATGACTTCATACCACTGCAGGAGGAAGACCATCTGGAAACAGTAGCCCAGAATATTTTCAAGGAACTAGTTTGGAGGTCATTTTTTCAAGATGTGAATAAAATTTCTCAGCGGGAGGAGAATGTGTATAGGAGTCAGCTCCGTGACAGAACAACGTGCAAGATACATGATCTTATGCATGACATTTCTCAATCTGTTATGGGGAAAGAATGTCTCAGTATAATTGGTTCGTCTAATTTGAAAAATCTGATGCGAGAACATCCTTTATATCACGTTCTCATACCATACACCAGCATTGCTCTTCCAGATGACTTTATGGGAAATGAAGCTCCAGCTCTCCGAACTTTATTGTTTCGAGGGTATTATGGTAATGTCTCAACATCACATTTATTTAAGTACAATTCTCTACAGCTAAGAGCATTAGAGCTCCCAAGAAGGGAAGAATTACCAATCAGGCCAAGACACCTACAACATCTAAGATATCTAAATCTCTCAGACAACAGTAATATCCATGAACTTCCTGCAGACATAAGCACAATGTACAATCTACAGACATTAAACCTTTCTGATTGCTATAATCTTGTTAGACTCCCAAAAGATATGAAGTATATGACAAGCCTACGACACCTTTATACAAATGGATGCTCAAAATTGAAGTGCATGCCTCCAGACCTTGGACAGTTAACTTCCTTACAGACATTAACATATTTTATTGTGGGTGCTAGCGCTAGTTGCAGTACCCTTAGGGAAGTGCATAGCTTAAACCTTTCTGGCGAACTAGAGTTACGTGGCCTAGAAAATGTATCTCAAGAACAAGCAAAAGCAGCCAATCTTGGAAGGAAAGAGAAACTTACACACTTATCTCTTGAATGGAGTGGCGAATACCATGCTGAAGAACCAGATTACCCTGAGAAGGTTCTTGATGCTCTTAAACCTCATCATGGTCTCCATATGCTTAAGGTAGTTTCCTATAAAGGCACTAATTTTCCAACATGGATGACAGATCTTAGTGTTCTTGAGAACTTGACGGAGCTCCATCTAGAGGGCTGTACAATGTGTGAAGAATTTCCTCAATTCATACATTTCAAGTTTCTTCAAGTTCTCTATTTGATAAAACTAGATAAATTGCAAAGCTTATGCTGCGAGGAAGCAAGAGATGGAAAAGTACAAATATTTCCAGCATTAAAGGAAGTCAAGTTAATTGATTTGGAAAGGTTTGAGAGTTGGGTGGAAACTGAAggaaaacaagaaaacaaacCAACATTTCCTCTGCTTGAGGAGGTTGAAATCAGTAACTGTCCAAAGTTGTCTAGTCTACCCGAAGCACCAAAGCTGAAGGTTTTAAAGCTAAATGAAAACAAGGCAGAGCTGTCATTGCCATTGCTTAAATCCAGATACATGTCCCAATTGTCCAAGTTAAAATTGGACGTGCTTGACAAAGAAGCTATATTGCAGCTTGATCAAATTCACGAATCATCTCTCTCAAATATGGAGTTAAGGCACTGCAACTTTTTCTTCTCCACAATCCCATCAGAACCAATAATTGGGATTTGGAAATGGTTTCGACAACTTGTGTATTTGGAAATCAAGTCCAGTGATGTGCTCATCTACTGGCCGGAGGAAGAGTTCCTATGCTTGGTGTCCTTGAAGATGTTGGCCATTTTTGGTTGTGTTAATCTAATAGGCCGTACCACGCTGGTGAAAGGTGAGCCAACTCGTTGTGCAACAGATCAGTTCCTGCCATGTCTAACGTCATTATCAATTTGCTGTTGTGATAACTTGAGAGAGCTATTCGTTCTACCCCCATCTGTCACCCACATTCATGTTTCTGGATGTCGCAATTTTGAGTTCATATGGGGTAAGGGGGATATAGAGTCGGAGAATGTACATGTAGAACACCATGACACATTTACATCATCGGAGCACTGCAATGACCTTGAGTACAGAAGTGTACCAGAGCAATCATCATCAGCAGTGAATCATCCTCTGCCATGCCTAGAAATGATACATATCTCTTTCAATGATAAAATGGTAGAACTTCAGAACCTACCACCGTCCCTCACGTCACTAGAATTTCATTCTTGTCCGAAGCTTCAGTCTCTATCAGGGCAGCTGCATGCCCTGAAGTTTTTGGATATTAGGTGCTGCAATAAACTGGAGTCACTGAATTGTTTGGGAGACCTGCCATCATTAGAAAGACTTTGTCTTGTGAGCTGCAAACGTCTAGCATCCTTAGCATGTGGTCCAGAGAGCTACTCATCTCTTTCAACTATTGCTATTCGATATTGCCCAGCCATGAATATGAAGCCGCTATATGAACGCCTTAGGCCACGGTTGGATATTCTTAAGGAAAGAGATTTGTCACATGCCCATGCAAAATGTCCTTATGGAG